From one Rhineura floridana isolate rRhiFlo1 chromosome 4, rRhiFlo1.hap2, whole genome shotgun sequence genomic stretch:
- the FBXO16 gene encoding F-box only protein 16, producing the protein MAFAPPKNLERPKMQTKMSTWTPLNHQLMNDKVFEERRNLLGKWFDKWADNQRRRVLMDFLERCSLSQMKFCLQQLQNRVPDEALDFTARLPRVLSLYIFSFLDPRSLSRCAQVSWHWKNLAELDQLWMPKCLRFGWYINFSPTPFEQGVWKRHYIEVVNEFWVTRPKIPAKEEFVVVDVQPITKEFLEGKLSLSPSVLQSASLLGKKVNKEKRDHPPWRSSDKHPTDTIRFNYLDNFDPIEQARQARKKGGGLTPDLSQSAFQKKRTPGSGTYKFRKAKSLQPRAELPRSQECRNQMSLSADLGSQPKDPLRPSWATYHPNGYPVTKATAKALAQSAQWNAGIRPAPARGPVPKLSEKGKKAFMRTSRSSPTSPLFESQPWEVPPSNLGSDTEQEDGERKISKAIPLN; encoded by the exons ATGGCATTTGCACCTCCTAAAAACCTAGAACGTCCCAAGATGCAAACCAAGATGAGCACATGGACACCCCTGAATCATCAGCTCATGAATGACAAG gtaTTTGAAGAAAGAAGAAACCTGTTGGGGAAATGG TTTGACAAATGGGCCGACAACCAGAGGCGAAGGGTCCTGATGGACTTCTTAGAGCGCTGCTCCCTCTCGCAGATGAAGTTCTGCCTCCAGCAGCTCCAGAACCGAGTTCCAGATGAAGCACTGGATTTCACCGCCAGGCTCCCCAGGGTCTTGTCCCTGTACATATTTTCTTTCCTGGATCCTCGGAGTCTCTCCCGATGTGCCCAG GTGAGCTGGCACTGGAAAAACTTGGCAGAACTAGATCAGCTCTGGATGCCAAAATGTCTGCGTTTTGGATGGTACATCAATTTCTCTCCAACCCCGTTTGAGCAAGGAGTCTGGAAGAGGCACTACATTGAGGTGGTGAATGAGTTCTGGGTCACCAGGCCTAAG ATCCCTGCAAAAGAGGAATTTGTGGTGGTCGATGTTCAACCTATAACGAAAGAGTTCCTGGAGGGGAAACTGTCCCTGTCCCCATCAGTCCTCCAGTCAGCATCTCTGTTAGGAAAGAAGGTGAATAAGGAGAAGAGAGACCACCCTCCCTGGCGTTCCTCGGATAAGCATCCAACAGACACCATCAGATTCAATTACTTGGACAACTTTGATCCCATTGAGCAAGCGAGGCAGGC tagaaagaaaggaggagggctcACCCCAGACCTCAGCCAATCAGCCTTTCAGAAAAAAAGGACACCAGGCAGTGGAACGTACAAATTCCGGAAAGCAAAGTCCTTG CAGCCTAGGGCCGAGTTGCCAAGATCCCAGGAGTGTAGGAATCAG ATGTCCCTCTCGGCAGACCTTGGCTCACAGCCAAAAGACCCGCTTCGCCCAAGCTGGGCTACTTACCACCCGAATGGCTATCCTGTGACCAAAGCGACTGCTAAGGCCCTTGCCCAGAGTGCCCAGTGGAATGCTGGGATACGGCCAGCACCTGCCCGGGGGCCAGTCCCAAAGCTGAGCGAGAAGGGGAAGAAGGCCTTTATGCGAACAAGCAGAAGCTCACCAA CATCACCACTCTTTGAAAGTCAGCCTTGGGAAGTTCCCCCATCAAACCTTGGATCTGATACAGAGCAGGAAGATGGAGAAAGGAAGATCTCCAAAGCAATACCATTGAATTAA